GCGTCAGCCATTCGGCAAACGCGCGGTCGCCGAGCTCGGACAGCCCGGCGTAGCTGGCGAGCTGGAAATAGGTACCGCGACAGGGCAACAGCTCGAAGGGCGTCGGCGCCATGAGTTGGCGGAAGAAATCGCGCTTCTCTTGGTAGAAGGCGGCCAGCCCGAGATGGCGCGAGGCGTCCTGCATGTACTCGGCAATCGCCAGTTGCGACGGCGCGTGCACGGTGAACACGTTGAATTGATGCACTTTGCGGAACTCCGCCATCAGCGCCGCCGGACCAACCACGTAGCCGATCTTCCAGCCGGTGATGTGATAAGTCTTGCCAAAGCTGGAGACGACAATGCTGCGCGCCGCCAGTTCGGGATGGCCGCACAGGCTGGCGTGCTGTTCGCCGTCGAACAGGATGTGCTCGTAGACCTCGTCGGAGAGGATGACGATATCGGTGCCGCGGACCAATTCGGCCAGTTTTTCCCGGTCGACCGCTGAGAGCAGGCTGCCGGTCGGGTTATGCGGCGAATTGACGATGATCATGCGCGTCTTCGGTGAAATCAGCTTTTTCACCTGCTCCCAGTCCGGCGCGTAATCGGGAAACTTCAATTGCGCAAACACCGCCGTACCGCCGACAGTTTCAATGGCCGGCACATAGCTGTCGTAGACCGGCTCGAAGACCAGCACCTCGTCACCGGGCCGGACAAAGGCGGCAATCGCCGTGAAAATCGCCTGCGTCGCGCCGGCCGTGACGGTGACTTCGGACTCGACGTCGTAGCGCGTACCGTACAGCGCCGCGACCTTGTCCACAATGGCCTGGCGCAGTTCCGGCAGACCAGTCATCGGCGCGTACTGGTTGCGCCCGGCCAGCATGTGGCGATGCATCGCGTCGAACAGCGCCGGCTCGGCCTGAAAGTCGGGAAAGCCCTGCGACAGATTGACGGCACCGCACTCGGCGGCCATTTTCGACATCACGGTGAAGATCGTGGTGCCCATGTTCGGGAAGCGGGAAGCGATGCGGACAGGCGTATCCATGGCGGCGACGGGTAGTTCGGGAATGGGGCACTATGCCACAATGTCGGCATGAACATCGACGGCACCCCCACCCGCACCCTGCGCGCCCATCCGGCGCAGCGCCTCATCGACATCATCGACCAGACCCGGTTGCCGCACGCGCTGCACTGGGTGCGCGTCACGACGCTGGACGAGGCGGCACACGCCATCCGCGCCATGCAGGTGCGCGGCGCACCGCTGATCGGCGCCACCGCGGCCTACGGCCTGGCCATCGCGCTCAACGACGACGCCTCCGACATGCAGTTGCAGCACGCCATCGCGATGCTCGGCGCCACCCGCCCGACCGCCGTCAACCTGCACTGGGCGCTGGCCCGCATGCAGGCGGTGCTGGCGCCGCTGGCGCCGGAAATGCGCGCTGCGGCGGCGTGGACCGCTGCGGCGGCGATTGCCGAAGAGGACGTCGCCCAGAATGCCGCGATCGGCCAGCATGGCCTCGGCCTGTTCCGCCAGATCGAACGCAACTCGGGCAAGACCTTGAACATCATGACCCATTGCAACGCCGGCTGGCTGGCCACCGTCGATTGGGGCACCGCGCTGTCGCCGGTCTATGCCGCGCACGATGCCGGCCTGCCGGTGCATGTCTGGGTCTCGGAAACGCGGCCGCGCAACCAGGGCCTGCTCACCGCCTGGGAACTCGCGCAGCACGGCGTGCCACACACGCTGATCGCCGACAACGCGGCCGGCATCCTCATGCGGGAGAAGCAGGTCGACGCGGTCATCGTCGGCGCCGACCGCATTGCCGCCAACGGCGATGTCGCCAACAAGGTCGGCACCTACCTCAAGGCGCTGGCCTGCGCCGACAACGGCATTCCCTTCTATGTCGCAGCGCCGCGTTCGACGCTCGACTTCGCCTGCGCCGAAGGCACCGCGATTCCCATCGAAGAACGCGACGGCGATGAATTTCGCCTCGTACACGGCGTCGACCGCCACGCCGCACCGAGCGCGCTGCGCCAGTTGGCCGCAAGCGAAGCGGTCGCCAATCCGGCCTTCGACGTGACGCCGGCCCGTCTGGTCACGGCCATCATCACCGAGCGCGGCGTCTGCCCGGCCAGCCGTGACGGCCTGCTCGAACTCTATCCGGAAGAAGCCCGTGCCTGATCTGCGCCTTGATCTGATCGCCACCGCCCGGGCCATGCAGCCGGCCGGGCTCAATCGCGGCACGGCCGGCAATGTCAGCGTGCGCAGCGGCGCCGGCTTCTACATCACGCCGACCGGCATGCCCTACGCCACGCTGCAGGCCGACGACATCCCGCTGATGGCGCTCGACGGCTCGCACCAGGGCCGCCGCAAACCCTCCTCGGAATGGCGCTTTCACCGCGACCTCTACGCTAGCCGGCCGGAAGTCGGCGCCGTGCTGCACGCACATTCGCCGTTTGCCGTCAGCCTGGCCTGCCTGCGCTACGACATCCCGGCCTTTCACTACATGATCGCGCGCTTCGGCGGCGACAGCATCCGCTGCGCCGACTACGCCATTTTCGGCTCGCCGGAACTGTCGACCGCTGCGCTCGCCGCCATGCACGAACGCAAGGCCTGCCTGCTCGCCAACCACGGCCTGCTCGTCGCCGGCCGCGACCTGGCCGAAGCCATGGCGCTTGCCATCGAACTGGAAGAACTCTGCGAGCAGTACTGGCGCGCTTGCCAGCTCGGCCAGCCGGTCATCCTTTCCCACGACGAAATGACGGCCGTGCTGGCGAAATTCGCCGGCTACGGTCAACAGTAAAAACATGGCCAAAATCAAACACGACCTGACGCGTTGGGCGCACAACCACCACTACTCGGACGGCAACGCCGCAGCCGAGCGCGGCACCCGCCTGGTGATGTGGATCACCGTCGCGACGATGCTGATGGAAATCGGCGCCGGCTGGTGGTTCAACTCGATGGCCGTGCTCGCCGACGGCTTCCACATGAGTTCGCACGCGCTCGCCCTCGGCCTGGCCGCCTTCGCCTACGCCGCGGCGCGCCGCTACAGCGCCGACCCGAGCTTCGCCTTCGGCACCTGGAAGATCGAGGTACTGGCCAGCTACACCAGCGCCATCTGCCTGCTCGGCGTCGCCGCCGCAATGATCTACGGCTCGCTCGAACGCCTGGTCGCGCCGCAGACCATCCATTACCCGGAAGCGATGGCCGTCGCCGTGCTCGGCCTGGCGGTCAACCTCGTCTGCGCGCTGATTCTTGGTCAGGCGCATGACCATCACCACGATCACGATCATGCCCACGACCATGGCCATGCGCACTCACACGGCCACGACGACCTCAATCTCAAGGCCGCCTACATCCACGTCATCACCGACGCCGCCACCTCCGTGCTCGCCATCGCCGCGCTGGCCGGCGGCTGGTTCTACGGCTGGGACTGGCTCGACCCGCTGACCGGTCTGCTCGGCGCCGTACTGGTTGCACTGTGGTCGAAGAAACTGCTCGCCCAGAGCGGCCGCGTCCTGCTCGACCGCGAAATGGACCACCCGGTCGTCGCCGAAATCCGCGACGTCATCGCCGCCCTGCCCGCCGCCGGCCAGACCGAGCTGACCGACCTGCACGTCTGGCGCGTCGGCACCGGCGCCTACGCCTGCGCGCTCAGCCTGCTCACCCACGACGCCACCCTGACCCCGCTCGCCATTCGCGAGCAACTCGGCATCCACGCAGAAATCGTGCATGCCACGGTCGAGATCCATCTTTGCGACGAGTGCTGAGCATGGCCCGTCGCCGGCAACACGCCGGTACAAAGCGTTGCAATACAGGGGAACGCCGACCGCCCGTTTGCGGTCAATATTGAGCCTCTACTTTTTTGCAAGGCAAAACGAAATAGCCGGTTTCACGCTTCTCAAAACCTGAGTAAGATTGTTCACGCAAAACCACACGGGAGATTTGGCCGAATGAAAGTGAAGTCTTCAATCGAACGCGGTGCAGAGTATCTGTGCACCAAATTGGGCGATGTTGTTACCGCCATAGAGCAAGTGGCCGTCGTCAAGGGCGCGGCCATGTGGGAAGTCGAGCGCAAGATAGGCGCGGGCATCAGAAAACGCCTGATCGTCTCCGAACGTTCCCTGATTGCACCCCAGTTATCGCCGGTCGGCAGTCCGGCCTGAAACCCCGATACTGCACATACAAGAAGGCCGGCAAACATGCCGGCCTTTTTTCATCTGCTCACTGCACTATCCTGGCTGGGTCAGTCCGCGCTGCGGCACATGCTCTGCTCTTCCTCAAGCGCGGCCTTCAGGTCGGCGATCAGATCCTCGATGTTTCGCTGCGCATCGTAAAACTCGAATTCGCCATCGCTGGTTTCGAGAACGACGTTCGGCTCGTCGCCGAACAGCGGCACCTGCACATGCACGCCCTTGGTGAACATGATCATGCCGTCTTCCTTCTTGGACGGCTCGCTCAGGGCGACGGGGGTGTAACCCAGCTTGTTCAGTTTTTCAGCGAGTACTTGCGCGTTCATGTCTTTCCTTTCGAATAATGGGCTGTAGCGTACTACTTATTTCTGGCTGATCGACCAGATGAAGGCTTGCACGTCGATCAGGTCGCGCGGCATCAGGCCTTCTTCCAGCAGGTTGGTACGGACGTAACTGTAGAGGCGCAGCACGGCATCGTAGGTCTTCCAGTTCGGTTCCGGCTTGTAGCCGATGCGCCAGCACAACGCCTTGGCCGAATTCTGGATGGCCAGCGGCTTGATGAAGATGGACTGCTTGGGATGGCGGATGAAGCTGAACAGGGTGGCAAACGGCCACTTGTTCAGACCCAGGATGCCCAGGGTACGCAGGAAATGCTTGAAACGCGCTTCATCGGTTTCTGCGCCGTAAAGGAGTTCAAGCAGCGCGACGGCAAACAGTTTCTGGCAGGGGGCCGACTCGAGGGCGTCGTGAAAGACCTTGCGCTCGCTCTTGGTCAGCAGGTTGGTGCTCGATTCGACGTGGCGGGCGCGATCACAGACAGCGTCGAAACTGCCTTCCTCGATCAGGCGGGAAAGTTCTTCCTGGCTGAGCAACTGAACGCAGAACTTGTTGCCGCGCACATTGGCCTCGCGCGCATTCTTGATGTAATCAGCATCTTCGAAACCATCCGGGTAGTTCGCCATGAAACGGTCGATGGCCATCGGCACCGTGACAAAGTCATCGGCATTCATCAGCGTGGCTTCGATCAGATTATCGAGGAGGCGGTGCTTGGATGCGGCGCCTTCGGCCTTTTCCAGCTGGATGAAGGAGCGCGACAGGCGCTTGCGGCCGGCGCCGACAAAAAACACGTCAAGGTTGTCCGGGGTTGCGCTGAGCACCTTGCCGAGACCCCATTCCTGCTGCTTGGGGTGGGTCACACGATCGCCTGCGATTAGGGTGCTCATCTTGCTCTCCGCTTCTATTACCGGAAAAAGCGATCAATTTTATCATGGACACCGAGCCGCTGCCCCCCACAGCGCGTCATTCGCCAGCGCGAGATTCCGCACCGGCCACGACCGGCATTGCGGATTTCCGCACAGCAGCCCCGCCGGTCGACTGCAAAAAACAGGCAAAAACCAATTAAATCAGACAGCTGAATCAGCCGGCCCGGGATGGCACGCCTCCTGCAATCTGTTTCTCGCCGCCGCTCTGCGGACGTCGTAAAAAACACTCAAGGAGATATTCATGACCCAGTTCGCCCCCAAGGCCGCCAGCATTGCCCTGGCCCTCGCTTTTGCCGCGCCGTTTGCTGCCCAGGCCCAGACACCGGACGTCGTCCGCCTCGGCAATCTCAAGTTCGCGCATTACGGCGCCGTGTCCTACATGAAGGAGGCCTGCGGCAAGTACAACCTCAAGGTCGAGGAACGCATGTTCGCCAAGGGGCCGGACATCATGCCGGCGATCGTCGCCGGTGAAATCGACATCGCGGCGCTCGCTTCCGACGGCGCCATCTCCGGCCGCGCCAACGGCGTGCCGATCTACACCGTGGCCGGTTTTGCCAAGGGCGGCGCACGCATCGTCGCCGGCATCGACACCGGCATCAAGAGCATTGCCGACCTCAAAGGCAAGAAGGTCGGCGTCACCCGTGGTGGCGCACACGAACTGCTGCTCTACGCGGAGCTGGAAAAGGCCGGCCTGAGCTGGTCGGACAAGCCGGGCAAGGACGTGCAGATCGTCTTCCTCGCCTTCGCCGACCTGAACCAGGCGCTCGCCGCCAAGCAGATCGACGCGATGAACCAGTCCGAGCCGCAATCCTCGCAGGCGATCAACAAGAAATTCGGCGTCGAGATCATGAAGCCCTACACCACGAAGATGGGCGAGCCGGTGCGCCTGCTGGTGATGACCGAGAAGATGTACGGCGAGAAGAAGGATGTCGCGCAGCGCCTGATGAAGTGCTTCGTCGAAACCACCGCACTATTCAACAGCGACCCGATCCTGGCAGAGAAATATGTGCGCGAGTCCATGTTCAAGGGCCAGATCACCTCGCAGGATTTCCGCGACGCGATGGACAACGCCGACTACACCTACGACGTGACCCTCGAGCACATCGACATCACCACCGACTTCATGCAGAAGTACGGCGTCGGCCGCATGCAGAAGCCGCCCAAGGCCGCCGAGTGGGTCAAACTCGACCTGCTGCAGAAGGCCAAGACCGAGCTCAAGGTGAAGTGAGCGGTCGACGATGAAAAATCTCAAGAATTTCCTGTTCGGGAGCATCGTCCCCGTCCTGCTGCTCATCCTCTGGGAAGCCGGCTCGCGTCTCGGCCTCTTCTCGGAGGTGCTGCTGCCCTCGCCGACCGCCGTCGCCATCAAGTGGTGGGCCTACCTGCTGCCGCTGCAGCCGCAGGAAGCCGGCCAGAGCTACCTGGCCTGGCTGGTCTCCGGCGAGATGCTGCATGACGCCTACTCCAGCCTGTTCCGTGTCGTCGCCGGCTTCGTCATCGGTGCCGCGCTGGCCCTGCCGCTCGGCCTGCTGATGGGCGCCAGCCCGCGCATCTACGAGCTGTTCAACCCGCTGATGCAGATCCTGCGCCCGATCCCGCCGATCGCCTACATTCCGCTGGCAATCCTCTGGTTCGGTCTGGGCAATCCGCCGTCCTTCTTCCTGATCGCGATCGGCGCCTTCTTCCCGGTGCTGATGAACACCATCGCCGGCGTGCGCCAGGTCGACGGCATCTACCTGCGCGCTGCACGCAACCTCGGCGTCAATCAATGGACGATGTTCACGCGCGTCATCCTGCCCGCCGCGACGCCCTACATCCTGGCCGGCGTGCGCATCGGCATCGGTACCGCCTTCATCGTCGTGATCGTCTCCGAGATGATCGCGGTCAATGACGGGCTGGGTTTCCGCATCCTCGAAGCGCGCGAATTCATGTGGTCGGACAAGATCATCGCCGGCATGATCACCATCGGCCTGCTCGGCCTCGCCATCGACTCGGCGGTCAGCCGCCTCAACAATCATCTGCTGCGCTGGCACCGCGGCCTGGAGCACTGAGATGTCGCAGATCATCGTCAACAACGTACAAAAAGTCTTCAAGACACCGGGCAAGGATGTCATCGCGCTCAAGGACATCAATCTCGAGATCAAGGCCGGCGAATTCGTCTGCCTGCTCGGCCCCTCGGGCTGCGGCAAGTCGACGCTGCTCAACGCCGTGGCCGGCTTCGCGTTGCCTTCGGCCGGCGAAATTACCGTCGAAGGCAAGAAGATCACCGGCCCCGGCCCGGAGCGCGGCATGGTCTTTCAGGAGTACGCGCTGTTCCCGTGGATGAGCGTGGCGCAGAACATCGCCTTCGGCCTGCAGGTGCAGAAAAAGGAAAAGGCCGAGATCGACCTGACCGTGAACCAGTTGCTCGACCTGCTGCATCTCACCGACTTCCGCGACCGTTTCCCGAAGGACCTGTCCGGCGGCATGCGCCAGCGCGTCGCGATTGCCCGCGTGCTCGCCCTCGACTCGCCGATCATGCTGATGGACGAGCCGTTCGGCGCCCTCGACGCGCTGACCCGGCGCAACCTGCAGGACGAGTTGCTGCGCATCTGGGAAAAGCTGGGCAAGACCATCCTGTTCGTGACGCACTCGATTGAGGAGTCGATCTACCTGGCCGACCGCATCGTCGTCATGACCTACCGGCCGGGC
The DNA window shown above is from Quatrionicoccus australiensis and carries:
- a CDS encoding pyridoxal phosphate-dependent aminotransferase, giving the protein MDTPVRIASRFPNMGTTIFTVMSKMAAECGAVNLSQGFPDFQAEPALFDAMHRHMLAGRNQYAPMTGLPELRQAIVDKVAALYGTRYDVESEVTVTAGATQAIFTAIAAFVRPGDEVLVFEPVYDSYVPAIETVGGTAVFAQLKFPDYAPDWEQVKKLISPKTRMIIVNSPHNPTGSLLSAVDREKLAELVRGTDIVILSDEVYEHILFDGEQHASLCGHPELAARSIVVSSFGKTYHITGWKIGYVVGPAALMAEFRKVHQFNVFTVHAPSQLAIAEYMQDASRHLGLAAFYQEKRDFFRQLMAPTPFELLPCRGTYFQLASYAGLSELGDRAFAEWLTREVGVAVIPVSVFNADGRDDKVVRFCFAKREETLRAAAERLCKAFVKKT
- the mtnA gene encoding S-methyl-5-thioribose-1-phosphate isomerase, which produces MNIDGTPTRTLRAHPAQRLIDIIDQTRLPHALHWVRVTTLDEAAHAIRAMQVRGAPLIGATAAYGLAIALNDDASDMQLQHAIAMLGATRPTAVNLHWALARMQAVLAPLAPEMRAAAAWTAAAAIAEEDVAQNAAIGQHGLGLFRQIERNSGKTLNIMTHCNAGWLATVDWGTALSPVYAAHDAGLPVHVWVSETRPRNQGLLTAWELAQHGVPHTLIADNAAGILMREKQVDAVIVGADRIAANGDVANKVGTYLKALACADNGIPFYVAAPRSTLDFACAEGTAIPIEERDGDEFRLVHGVDRHAAPSALRQLAASEAVANPAFDVTPARLVTAIITERGVCPASRDGLLELYPEEARA
- a CDS encoding class II aldolase/adducin family protein, with the translated sequence MPDLRLDLIATARAMQPAGLNRGTAGNVSVRSGAGFYITPTGMPYATLQADDIPLMALDGSHQGRRKPSSEWRFHRDLYASRPEVGAVLHAHSPFAVSLACLRYDIPAFHYMIARFGGDSIRCADYAIFGSPELSTAALAAMHERKACLLANHGLLVAGRDLAEAMALAIELEELCEQYWRACQLGQPVILSHDEMTAVLAKFAGYGQQ
- the dmeF gene encoding CDF family Co(II)/Ni(II) efflux transporter DmeF; this translates as MAKIKHDLTRWAHNHHYSDGNAAAERGTRLVMWITVATMLMEIGAGWWFNSMAVLADGFHMSSHALALGLAAFAYAAARRYSADPSFAFGTWKIEVLASYTSAICLLGVAAAMIYGSLERLVAPQTIHYPEAMAVAVLGLAVNLVCALILGQAHDHHHDHDHAHDHGHAHSHGHDDLNLKAAYIHVITDAATSVLAIAALAGGWFYGWDWLDPLTGLLGAVLVALWSKKLLAQSGRVLLDREMDHPVVAEIRDVIAALPAAGQTELTDLHVWRVGTGAYACALSLLTHDATLTPLAIREQLGIHAEIVHATVEIHLCDEC
- a CDS encoding DUF3553 domain-containing protein — encoded protein: MSTLIAGDRVTHPKQQEWGLGKVLSATPDNLDVFFVGAGRKRLSRSFIQLEKAEGAASKHRLLDNLIEATLMNADDFVTVPMAIDRFMANYPDGFEDADYIKNAREANVRGNKFCVQLLSQEELSRLIEEGSFDAVCDRARHVESSTNLLTKSERKVFHDALESAPCQKLFAVALLELLYGAETDEARFKHFLRTLGILGLNKWPFATLFSFIRHPKQSIFIKPLAIQNSAKALCWRIGYKPEPNWKTYDAVLRLYSYVRTNLLEEGLMPRDLIDVQAFIWSISQK
- a CDS encoding ABC transporter substrate-binding protein: MTQFAPKAASIALALAFAAPFAAQAQTPDVVRLGNLKFAHYGAVSYMKEACGKYNLKVEERMFAKGPDIMPAIVAGEIDIAALASDGAISGRANGVPIYTVAGFAKGGARIVAGIDTGIKSIADLKGKKVGVTRGGAHELLLYAELEKAGLSWSDKPGKDVQIVFLAFADLNQALAAKQIDAMNQSEPQSSQAINKKFGVEIMKPYTTKMGEPVRLLVMTEKMYGEKKDVAQRLMKCFVETTALFNSDPILAEKYVRESMFKGQITSQDFRDAMDNADYTYDVTLEHIDITTDFMQKYGVGRMQKPPKAAEWVKLDLLQKAKTELKVK
- a CDS encoding ABC transporter permease translates to MKNLKNFLFGSIVPVLLLILWEAGSRLGLFSEVLLPSPTAVAIKWWAYLLPLQPQEAGQSYLAWLVSGEMLHDAYSSLFRVVAGFVIGAALALPLGLLMGASPRIYELFNPLMQILRPIPPIAYIPLAILWFGLGNPPSFFLIAIGAFFPVLMNTIAGVRQVDGIYLRAARNLGVNQWTMFTRVILPAATPYILAGVRIGIGTAFIVVIVSEMIAVNDGLGFRILEAREFMWSDKIIAGMITIGLLGLAIDSAVSRLNNHLLRWHRGLEH
- a CDS encoding ABC transporter ATP-binding protein, giving the protein MSQIIVNNVQKVFKTPGKDVIALKDINLEIKAGEFVCLLGPSGCGKSTLLNAVAGFALPSAGEITVEGKKITGPGPERGMVFQEYALFPWMSVAQNIAFGLQVQKKEKAEIDLTVNQLLDLLHLTDFRDRFPKDLSGGMRQRVAIARVLALDSPIMLMDEPFGALDALTRRNLQDELLRIWEKLGKTILFVTHSIEESIYLADRIVVMTYRPGTVKRDQVVDMPRPRDPASAEFNELKRELGRLVMEEQQRHANDEMKLAAVD